A part of Fusarium graminearum PH-1 chromosome 3, whole genome shotgun sequence genomic DNA contains:
- a CDS encoding nuclear cap-binding protein subunit 2, with protein MRPGVRSTVERLDRPSAYYQNRNKRRRDRDDESNQPQEPQVDPLANATTLYVGNLSFYTTEEQVYELFAKCGEIKRLVMGLDRFNKTPCGFCFVEYFTHQDALDCLKYIGGTKLDERIIRTDLDPGFEEGRQYGRGKSGGQVRDEYREDFDEGRGGVGRAIQAEERDEYAEGK; from the exons ATGCGACCTGGCGTCAGAAGTACTGTAGAGCGCCTGGACAGGCCCAGCGCCTACTATCAGAACCGC AACAAGCGAAGACGTGATCGCGATGACGAGAGCAACCAACCACAAGAACCCCAAGTCGATCCTTTGGCCAATGCTACAACTCTCTATGTTGGCAACCT GTCTTTCTACACAACCGAAGAACAGGTTTACGAGCTTTTCGCAAAGTGTGGCGAAATCAAGCGCCTCGTCATGGGCCTCGATCGTTTCAACAAGACACCCTGCGGTTTCTGCTTCGTCGAGTATTTTACACACCAGGACGCTCTTGATTGTTTGAAGTACATCGGCGGCACAAAACTCGACGAGCGCATCATTCGTACCGATTTGGACCCCGGTTTTGAGGAAGGCCGTCAGTACGGCCGTGGTAAATCTGGCGGTCAAGTACGTGACGAGTACCGCGAGGACTTTGACGAGGGCAGAGGAGGAGTTGGTAGGGCGATACAGGCCGAGGAACGAGACGAGTACGCTGAAGGCAAGTAA
- a CDS encoding 40S ribosomal protein S20, protein MSHQKNEKDVGDAPKSHRIRITLTSRKVQSLEKVSAELIERARSKGLTIKGPVRLPTKNLKITTRKTPCGEGSKTWDSYELRVHKRLIDLHAPTEVVKSVIVNIEAGVEVEVTIAA, encoded by the exons ATGTCTCAccagaagaacgagaaggacGTCGGTGATGCTCCC AAGAGCCACCGTATCCGAATCACCCTGACCAGCCGAAAGGTTCAGTCTCTTGAGAAGGTCAGCGCTGAGCTCATTGAGCGTGCCCGCAGCAAGGGCCTCACCATCAAGGGCCCTGTCCGCCTGCCcaccaagaacctcaagatCACCACCCGCAAGACCCCTTGTGGTGAGGGTTCCAAGACCTGGGACTCCTACGAGCTCCGTGTTCACAAGCGCCTCATCGACCTCCACGCCCCCACCGAGGTTGTCAAGtccgtcatcgtcaaca TCGAGGccggtgttgaggttgaggttaCCATCGCTGCTTAA
- a CDS encoding vacuolar protein sorting-associated protein 21, with protein MADSTNAPKPSSSVKLVLLGEAAVGKSSLVLRFVNNDFQENKEPTIGAAFLTQKCNLPTRTIKFEIWDTAGQERFASLAPMYYRNAQAALVVYDLTKPTSLIKAKHWVAELQRQASPGIVIALVGNKLDLTGDSSSVAGADGEEGDDSGDARKVPTEEAQAYAEEESLLFFETSAKSGHNVTEVFTAIANAIPETSLKSARGAGASNAASRGSEEQRVNLGGPKDAGAKDSCAC; from the exons ATGGCCGATTCCACCAACGCCCCCAAGCCAAGCAGTAGCGTCAagcttgtgcttcttggtgaagctgcTGTCGGAAAG TCGTCTCTCGTATTGCGCTTCGTTAACAACGACTTCCAAGAAAACAAGGAGCCCACTATTGGTG CCGCCTTCTTGACTCAGAAATGCAATCTCCCAACAAGGACCATCAAGTTTGAGATTTGGGATACTGCCGGCCAAGAACGTTTTGCCTCGCTGGCTCCTATGTACTATCGAAACGCCCAGGCCGCCCTCGTCGTATACGATCTCACCAAGCCCACATCcctcatcaaagccaagcacTGGGTTGCTGAGCTGCAACGACAGGCTTCTCCCGGTATCGTTATCGCACTGGTCGGTAACAAGCTTGATCTTACAGGCGACTCGTCCAGTGTCGCAGGTGCGGATGGGGAGGAGGGCGACGACTCTGGCGATGCCCGCAAAGTTCCCACGGAAGAGGCTCAGGCATACGCGGAGGAGGAGAGCTTACTGTTCTTCGAGACCAGTGCCAAGAGCGGGCATAATGTTACCGAGGTGTTTACTGCCATCGCAAACGCTATACCTGAGACGTCGCTGAAGAGCGCGAGGGGAGCTGGTGCATCAAATGCTGCCAGCCGGGGAAGTGAGGAGCAAAGAGTGAATCTTGGAGGTCCCAAGGATGCCGGCGCCAAGGATAGTTGCGCTTGCTAG